A genomic segment from Sparus aurata chromosome 20, fSpaAur1.1, whole genome shotgun sequence encodes:
- the LOC115570979 gene encoding zinc finger protein 2 homolog, with amino-acid sequence MSKIEVLRSLVAERLTAAVEEIFSAVEKMMTEKKKKRRLHTAEMSPEQQRAVVRERLSVVAEEICRILEKMTAEYEAEVSGSNEEVEHRHRLLDITLKTETDLHNRPLLSGSGCEKNLSSEQNRSCGQVQKTSNKPQIKDASTETDSELNQGKASDLHQTQRAEKGTSTTETETRGEQRGETQSDQEVVSSRHSETGSDDDQSEEERDEKSNKRKTLQRQNQGCKMRRMSFPKGKKSQITPTNKIQTAGQSCCRVCGKFFRYKRSFLKHVLQHEQSSDLCGACGKHLDSDESLKVHLQKHNEENICGDQTDSDAESKAGDSDEDWRESEGSDGEKDETKDGFCGRKPSKTKNHAANKHKGSKNKDSSHLKYSCKVCDRSFCYRTSFLKHVQEDETDADVCGVCGRSFESEESLRLHLQTYIRTNDCEVCGKQFDGQKQLEMHIRTHTGEKPYVCAICGKAFAQNGNLMGHMRIHTGEKPYVCSVCGQSFSYKEYMTAHMRIHTGEKPFLCSVCGKGFRQRGTLKTHMMIHTGESTHRCVICDKKFYKSGALKIHMRSHTGEKPYLCNVCGKSFTAGGSLTKHMGVHEGERRKEDPTRHAQTHGGESTQLTSL; translated from the exons ATGTCTAAAATTGAGGTGCTGCGGTCGCTGGTGGCCGAAAGACTGACGGCTGCTGTGGAGGAAATATTCAGCGCTGTGGAGAAGATgatgacagagaagaagaagaagaggaggctgCACACAGCAG AAATGTCTCCTGAGCAGCAGAGGGCGGTCGTACGCGAGCGTCTGTCGGTGGTTGCTGAAGAGATCTGTAGGATTCTGGAGAAGATGACGGCTGAATATGAGGCCGAGGTCTCCGGTTCCAACGAGGAGGTCGAACATCGCCACAGGCTGCTGGACATCACGTTGAAAACAGAGACGGATTTACACA ACAGACCGCTGCTCTCTGGGTCAGGCTGTGAAAAGAACCTGTCCTCTGAGCAGAACCGGAGCTGCGGTCAGGTCCAGAAGACATCAAATAAACCGCAGATAAAAGACGCGTCTACAGAGACGGACTCTGAGTTAAACCAGGGTAAGGCCTCAGAtcttcaccaaacacagagagcagaaaaggGAACCTCGaccacagaaacagagacacgAGGAGAGCAGCGTGGGGAAACTCAGAGCGACCAGGAGGTTGTTTCATCAAGACATTCAGAAACGGGGAGCGATGATGATCAGAGTGAAGAAGAGCGAGACGAGAagtcaaacaaaagaaagacacTTCAGAGACAAAACCAAGGTTGCAAAATGCGTCGAATGTCTTTCcctaaaggaaaaaaaagtcaaataactCCAACAAACAAGATTCAGACTGCCggacagagctgctgcagagtctGTGGGAAGTTCTTCAGGTACAAACGCTCTTTTCTGAAACACGTTCTTCAGCACGAGCAGAGCTCAGATCTGTGCGGAGCCTGCGGGAAACATCTGGACTCCGACGAGAGCTTGAAGGTGcatctgcagaaacacaacgaGGAAAACATCTGCGGGGATCAGACGGATTCTGACGCCGAGAGCAAAGCGGGCGACAGCGATGAGGACTGGAGGGAAAGTGAAGGAAGCGACGGCGAGAAAGATGAAACCAAAGACGGATTTTGCGGACGGAAgccatcaaaaacaaaaaatcatgcAGCGAACAAACATAAAGGAtctaaaaataaagattcatcGCACTTGAAATACAGCTGCAAAGTCTGCGACAGGTCTTTCTGCTACAGAACCTCGTTTCTGAAGCATGTGCAGGAAGACGAGACGGATGCAGATGTTTGTGGCGTCTGCGGGAGAAGTTTCGAGTCTGAGGAGAGCTTGAGGCTTCACCTGCAGACGTACATCCGAACGAACGACTGCGAGGTTTGCGGGAAGCAATTCGACGgacagaaacagctggagaTGCACATCAGGACCCACACGGGGGAGAAACCGTACGTCTGCGCCATCTGCGGCAAGGCGTTCGCTCAAAACGGAAACCTGATGGGACACATGAGGATCCACACGGGGGAGAAACCGTACGTCTGCAGCGTGTGCGGTCAGAGCTTCAGCTACAAGGAATACATGACGGCTCACATGAGGATCCACACGGGCGAGAAGCCGTTCCTCTGCAGCGTCTGCGGGAAAGGATTCAGACAGAGGGGaactctgaaaacacacatgatGATCCACACGGGCGAGTCGACGCACCGCTGCGTCATATGCGACAAGAAGTTCTACAAGAGCGGCGCGCTGAAGATCCACATGAGGTCGCACACCGGAGAGAAACCGTACCTGTGCAACGTGTGCGGGAAAAGCTTCACGGCGGGCGGATCGCTGACCAAACACATGGGCGTCCACGAGGGCGAGCGAAGGAAAGAGGATCCGACGAGACACGCTCAGACTCACGGGGGCGAATCCACACAGCTGACCAGTCTCTGA